A segment of the Manihot esculenta cultivar AM560-2 chromosome 13, M.esculenta_v8, whole genome shotgun sequence genome:
tgctatttttttttaaattattaaaaaatttattaattgatctttataatttttaaaatcaattaaaatatattttattatccaTGAATActataatttaatcatttttcAGGTCGTTTTGGGTTTGTTATCCATGAATACTGTAATAGCTAGTgagagttgaaggaattgagcAAAGATTTTTCAATGGTTTTCCACAAAGATCCACATTTCCTCTGAAAGATTCTGCTTTTTAATTGAGCAAAGATATAGATTCTGGGATTGTGCCAGTTAGGTTGTAGAACGAGAGAACAATGCTTGCATTCTGAGGAATTTTCTCTATAAATGCCAGTGAAACTTGCCTAAAAAGCTTGTTGTAAGAGAGATtccaataataaaaattacttcCACCAAAATCAAGTGGTAATGATCCATTTAGCAAATTGGAAGACAAATCTAACACTTCAACAGAATTGAACACACTTGGAACATAATCTAAAGAGTAATTACTTCTTAAAGAAAGAACAGTAAGATTATGCAGACTAGTCAAATTCTTAGGTAGTTTACCAGCCAATGCATTAGCAGAAAGATTCAAGTACCGCAAACTTCTCATTCCTAGTCGTTGAATGTAGATAATGTGTTAATGGTGTAATGAGTTAATGCAAATGATGGCTCGAAATAAGTGAAAGAGGGCACtaggaaaaaaaaggaaaagttgCAGAGAATGAGATTAGGCAGAAGAAGAAACACTTTGTTTGCGTAAGTGGCTGAATTCATGCACCAAAACGAAGCTCAGCTGAAGATAGAGGGAGTTGGTGAAAATGAACTTATTGGACTGTTTGCTTAAGGGCATTTTCTACTTTTGCTATTAACAAATGACTtgtaaaactttttaaaaaataacattttccgGATAAATCAGCAAATTTTAATACATGAGTTCTAATACTTAAtaaattgattagtaattgTTATCCAAGccaattttaacaattaaaatcaatcttttaaattattactaaaaatATATTGAGGCTAAATgtagtaattttattaaaaatcaatttaatatttaaaaattaaaatttcagaggCATGACAGCCTTTGTCAGTCCTCCTTGTATCCGTCACCACATACTATGATAATATATGTAAATGTTATAGTTGGATTCTTTGCAGTTTCGCAATGCCAGAGGCATAAAATCACCTGTGCCATTAGTGGTTTCGGGAGCTTGAAAGGTATCTAAATGCATGATTACTATATCACGATTATTTCTTTGCCAATTTACAATGTCAATGGATTTTGGAAATGGTCACACAAGTATACTACTTTAGCAAGTCTATGCCAGTTTTTGGATCAACATAACCAGTTAGCCACGTTACAGTTTAGgtctttgatttttaatttatagacaaaaaattcttttaaatttttgacaaatttcaaaataatcatATAACCTCTTAATTTATAGACAAAAAAACCTTTTTAAATCCCTgacaaatttcaaaataatcaattaaattatgtGTAATTTGATCACTAATAATGGTCGATGAATCTGTTTGTGTTCAGATTGTTATTCCTGCTTCTTGATATTTTCATGCTGAGTTGCATTTCTTTTCTCTCCAGTTTTGCTGAACCTATTTCAATTGCATTTTGTCTCTTTTGACAGTAATGTGTTGGAAAATATTGTTGTGCATTCTTTCCTGCAAGATCTGCAGCCATTTTTGTATCTGATATGAATGACAGCTCCTGCATTTGCAGCTCATCAATGAAAACATATCCAAGGCACATTTCTGCAAACTGATACAATAGTGGAAGAGGATTAAACTCAGGAATtgtagttaaaattttaaagttaaccCTTCTAATACTCCAACTATTTTGTTTCTTTGAAtgcaaaattttaaagttaatcCCTTGTAATACTCCAACTATTTTGTTTCTTCGAATGCAAAACTTTTTTATGGGTAAAAGTTTCATGCATTGAATCTTTTATCAGTGAAACTTCTACAGGCAAAAAGATTCGGTCCAGCTTTTGCGAATGGATGTTTTTGTTTAGGTTTGTCTCCCTAAAATCATTGGGATATTTTGCACAATAAGCCAAATTTTCAAAAAGCAATAAAAATCCACAGTAGGCcgaaattcaattcaattatgataccattatttatttattgacatTCATACAACATTTGTAACCCTCTTACAACATTTCTAATATAGTTTTACCTATCACATTTATCAACACAGCACAGATGGAGATCAATTGGACGTTTTGGCACCTAAAAATTTAGAAAGCTCCTTGACAATAGGCTTCTCTTTGATATCTTCCTCCCTATTGATATGCCATTTCTTTGATGTATTTTCTGCCTGGAATCAGAAGCTCCGAGTTAATACAAGAACaaaagttgtttttttttttcggatTGAATTTACAATTAGCATACCCATGTTTTTAAAGGCACCAATTGCTCTTTAATAATCTCAAGTTTTGGCTGAACCAAATCTTTCCCTTTAGTTCTGATATCATCACTCTGCCAGGATGTAAAAACCCAACATCAATTTCAGAGGCAATCCTCCTCCAAATTTCATACAAATAATGAAATTGTAAGCATCAGGCAGGAACTACTTAGTACTCACATTTTGCAGCTGCAGCTTGGAGACTGCCAAACTGAACACCACTGTGGCTCCACCAAACACAATTGCAGTAGCAACTGCAAATGCCTTTCCAACTACAATGTGATCACAAACAGCACATTAGAACCTCCTCAGTTTTCAATAAAATTGTACATTTTACTGATACCCAAAAGAACAATTCATTATAAATTTgggatatatatatacacacacacttCTATCTAAAAGTTAAATACTTTAATTCCAAGAGTTTGTTATAGTTGAGTTTAATCTAAATTATCGagaacataaattattaatttcaaaactaaaattattaactatGATTGCACAAACAAAGAAGTAAATTGAAATAGCAAAACTAAGTTATCTTGTGCAACAGATCAGGgatttacaaaattttattttcaagttAGCTGCTAACAAGTCCACTGGTAGATTATTTTGTGTGCACTTGTGTTGTCCTAGCTAGagcaaaaaaggaaagaaactaAACCTACTCTGAGTAAGCCCTTCAGCCGCAGCCTTCAATTTCTCTGGATTGATAGGGGTATATCTGTCTTTTCTCATTTCGTTGGCCGTTGACGCCAACACCGAGCTCTCTTGTGACGGCAATTCCCACCTGCAATTCCCCATTgatttaaaaaagagaaaaagaaaaaaaaattgaagagagAAACAAATTCGGTTTTGATAGGAGGAAGAAATCCCCAATTTCCAATTACCTTTTGGGACCAAAAGTGACATGAGGCAGAGAGAGATAAGCTCTGAGGGGATTCAATGCATCAGGGGACACAGTGGCGACCTTATCGGAGTTGGAGTGAAGTGCCCACTTGGACGCTGTGGAAATGGTAGATGACTCCGTCGGTTTCCCGAAGATGTACGAGGGAAGAGAATGCCTCAAAACCTCCGGTAGAACATCAGCTTGTGATTCCTGCTCGCTTGAAAGAGGAGAGGACGGGAGGTTCTTGGGAGCAGGGATGGATTTCTCGGCGAGGCGATTGACGGCATGTTTGGATTCCTGGAAAAAGAAGGCAGCTTCTTTTCCTGCCAGCCTTCCCGCGAGAAAACTCATTCGCGTACGTGGATACTGGAGTGGATTCGATGTCCTTGACTAGGTTTTGATTTGGCTTGTTTTCATTATGTGTTAGAGCTATTTAAAGGTCACGCCTGGAATCTGTTAccgattaaaatatataatagaataaattaattgattttaaatccattttattttagtaaaaaaatttattatttaatatttaaatattttttaaaaaatatttttttatgaaataaatggaATCTgattgtaataataataataataataataaagtcaaGTGTAGCGGCTACGCATACTTGCTTGGAGAAGAAGGATTCTGAAAGAGTTGAGCAATGCAACAGGCTTCTTATAATTTCATGAGCTAATTGCTGTCGTCgccaatttaaaataattttacaatgttgtaatttaaaatgataaatttaaattgtctTTGCTATGTCTTTCAAAATTCTATTAATGtttctaaatattaataaaaaaattggatataatatagtataaaattttagttttcattAAATGGTCCCTTAAAATTTCTATTAATCTCTAATAATTTTtagtttcttttttataattaacattaaagcattaaaattatttgattattataaaataatataaaaattaaattaattttgtatttataaattaaaatttgataaatattttattttaaaattaaatacaagtTAGTTTAGCAATTTTTACCATTCAATTTAAacctaaaaatttttatttttgtttttactctactttgaatatatttatttattcatctttctatgatatattatattattattttattaatatttaactttttatgtcaaattaattttataatacttgttttaattttacacTACCATGTCGTATCATTtgtctattttaaaaatttttttctcaaatttaaatatgtgaattttatataaacttatgaaaattataaaatattatcataaaCAAAAATTTGTAATACttatatttattacatatattttgttataattttttaattaatataaagtttatagtttgatattttatattatttttatttattttttaattatactctcAAAATATTTTCTAGTTCCGCCCTGTTAATGCCCATCTTCTGAATCGGACTCTTGGGCCTCGACCTCCACTTTAAAAAGTTCACattgattaatattttaatattaatattaaaaaataaattatttcttaatattttaatattataatattagaatattagataataagtttaaatttaaaaaaataaaaattataagatatataaaataattatcaacatAGTAAAGtgattatcttaattttaaatactatcttaattttaaatataaattattttaatattatttatatactcaaaaaattttaaaaatacttaaaaaaaaatcatattatctattttcttttaatctttttttttttgaatcaaaaggAGAGCTTAACTCATATTATTAATATCAAAGGATAATGCGTCGTACAAGAATAAAGGAGGGCATACCCCCAATCAAAATCAGACAAAGAACCAGCCGCCCTTGCAACTGTATGAGCAACTTGATTCGCTGATCTCCTAATAAAAGCAAACGAAACATACTGCAGCTCATGAAGAAAAGCTTTATAATCATTAATCATCAACTGAAAATATGAAGAATCAGAGTGTGGAGAATTCAAAGCGTTAACAACCAGCTCACAATCCGTCTCCACACAAAccggaaaataatttttagacttCAACCAACTCAATGCCTCCCTAAAACATAACACTTCACCCAATAGAGGATCCATTAAACCCGGCACGACCATAAGTTGACCTTCACAACAGTACCCCAATGAATTTCGGACCACCATACCCAACCCATATGAACCATTAGTCTGTACTGAAATGTCTATATTGCATTTATAATGTCCAAGGAGAGGAGGTTGCCACACTGCTGCAGCTAGTGGTTTTGTACGAGAATCTGAAACTCGAAAATGTAACCGAGTGAGCTGCCATTCTTCCAACACTGCTCTAGCCCTATTAACCACGTAAATAGGCTGCTGAAAAATCTGATTCCACACAACATCATTACGGTGTGTCCACAAGCTCCATATCAACATAAAAACCTCTTCACGTTGAGACATAGGCAAAGAAGTAAGAACATAAGACAACATAGTGTTAAGAGAAGAAAAGGATACCCAACCTAATTTTGACAGCAACCAAcaagatcttgcaaaagagCAACCATAGAGAACATGAAAGTCTGTTTCCAGACCAACACCACAAACAGGACAACACTCATCAATATCCATATGACGAACTCGAAGATTATGTTTACAAGGCAAAGCATTTCGTAAAATACGCCAAATGAGAAGCTTTACCTTAGCTGGAACAGCAACTTTCCAGATGAGATGCCACGGGAAACTATGATCAGAGATAGCAGCAAGATTATCCTCCATTGCCACACGATAGCCTTCCTTCACAACATACTCACCCTTTCGATTTAAAGCCCAGCACCAATCATCATCGCATTCCCTAAGCGATAAAGGAATACGCAAAATGTTGTTAGAATCCTGCTGCTGAAAATGAGTCCGAATTAACTCGGCATTCCATGTCctgtt
Coding sequences within it:
- the LOC122721561 gene encoding uncharacterized protein LOC122721561 codes for the protein MSFLAGRLAGKEAAFFFQESKHAVNRLAEKSIPAPKNLPSSPLSSEQESQADVLPEVLRHSLPSYIFGKPTESSTISTASKWALHSNSDKVATVSPDALNPLRAYLSLPHVTFGPKRWELPSQESSVLASTANEMRKDRYTPINPEKLKAAAEGLTQIGKAFAVATAIVFGGATVVFSLAVSKLQLQNSDDIRTKGKDLVQPKLEIIKEQLVPLKTWAENTSKKWHINREEDIKEKPIVKELSKFLGAKTSN